Proteins from a genomic interval of Scatophagus argus isolate fScaArg1 chromosome 6, fScaArg1.pri, whole genome shotgun sequence:
- the ptprc gene encoding receptor-type tyrosine-protein phosphatase C isoform X7, translating to MAGLCGLKTLLLWAGIIAWINCQSPQTTTQAPLSAQSNQSSPANTSDSPTTTSTNQTPDSQSNSSQNQTSPPITTSSTSQATTQAPPSAQCDYTVTPIKFGFQINITSSTNGTYTINIEEEGLTRGQTQYHQHQHSNQSSSLEIQHLKPCTEYKHSVTFIDNNGNETSCYHAGNKTKTIDMSQNDIKEVERCSPGYVCYHSDWNITSSLSASNNNPAESCMNDSKTLCIELNNNDFCSDLTVNFASGNCPSFSLTKSISIDFLNPSKITTTVQNKLPGDIKVDLAANCNVTDDYTCVESGNSNKYKTPSELEPFTDYRCVGHIKDNVTVINIPAFNVTIDCNVTITTEPKRVTNTSVDWSWTTKSINCSHLSKLEKFSYNCSCSPTGHKGDGGRVGKYSKEGKCIISGLTPYTSYTCGAQPTYNNVKTPSEIPLPDIETKPGIPEKTPKVTLTVLDHNVIKVTCHLVKSFYGPKKEYIARLHYDSDPENEIQEKKEEKCDFEFRDLSYLTAYKVKVTTYNGELESEPVTKGVSTQYDSKALIGFLVFLIILTSVALLFVTYKIYILKRRKSRDMTETLMLISTTNDEENLLTVEPIAAEVLLETYKRKLADEGRLFLAEFQSVPRIFSRYTVKEAKKPYNAPKNRYVDILPYDYNRVHLTTGNGETGCDYINASFVDGYKESKKYIAAQGPKDETVSDFWRMIWEQQSSIIVMVTRCEEGNRIKCAQYWPSPERETEIFEEFIVRLTSEDQCPDYTIRRLSLTNKREKNSEREVTHIQFISWPDHGVPEEAHLLLKLRRRVNAFKNFFSGPIVVHCSAGVGRTGTYIGIDAMMEGLEAEGRVDVYGYVVRLRRQRCLMVQVEAQYILIHQALLEHNQFGETEITLSELHSTLSTLKQKNADNEPTLLEDEFERLPTYKNWRTFNTGITEENKKKNRSSSVIPYDYNRVLLKLDEGRSRDSDPDDDDDDDSTDEEDEDSTKYINASHINGYWGPRALIAAQSPLPDTMADFWTMVYQKRASTVVMLSGCSEGDKESDCVYWDKDKKTFGDFEVEVVNTDTSAAFISRNMVIHHVKRKDSRSVKHFQFLKWENVELPEKPQDLTDMIKDIKRSCGSGKLARSVPIVVHCNDGSSRSGIFCALWNVLDSAETEKLVDIFQVAKTLRKERQGMFSSLAQYQFLYDTLEGIFPVQNGEVKAVQASAADSVQIVNETKAAEQPAEEKAEQTVSTTSNGQQGAEESAPLEAGGGQEDRTEEPKKVSTDMTPLEDTNNGPTVTVEG from the exons GTCAGTCCCCACAAA CCACCACACAAGCCCCTCTATCTGCACAGT CCAATCAGTCATCTCCTGCAAACACCTCAGACTCACCCACAACCACTTCAACCAACCAGACACCAGACTCTCAGTCAAACTCTTCTCAAAACCAGACCTCACCTCCAATCACCACCTCATCTACCAGCCAAG CCACCACACAAGCCCCTCCATCTGCACAGT GTGATTACACTGTAACACCCATCAAGTTTGGCTTCCAGATCAACATCACAAGCTCTACCAATGGTACCTACACCATAAACATTGAGGAAGAAGGCCTAACTCGGGGACAGACTCAGTACCATCAGCATCAGCACTCCAATCAAAGCTCATCACTTGAAATCCAGCACCTGAAGCCGTGTACTGAATataaacacagtgtgacatttATTGATAATAACGGCAACGAAACATCATGTTACCACGCtggaaataaaactaaaacaattgACATGA GTCAAAATGACATTAAAGAAGTTGAGAGATGCTCCCCTGGATATGTTTGTTACCACAGTGATTGGAACATCACGTCCTCATTATCAGCATCAAATAATAATCCAGCTGAGTCATGCATGAACGACAGTAAAACGTTGTGCATCGAACTTAACAACAATGACTTTTGCTCAGATCTGACAGTCAACTTCGCTTCAGGAAACTGTCCTTCCTTTAGCCTCACCAAAAGCATCAGTATTG ATTTCTTAAATCCaagtaaaataacaacaacagttcAAAATAAACTTCCTGGGGACATAAAAGTGGATTTAGCTGCAAACTGTAATGTCACAGATGATTACACATGTGTGG AATCTGGAAATTCCAACAAGTACAAGACCCCGTCGGAGCTGGAGCCCTTCACAGACTACAGATGTGTCGGCCACATTAAGGACAACGTCACCGTGATAAACATACCTGCTTTTAACGTGACGATTGACTGTA ATGTTACGATAACCACTGAGCCGAAACGTGTCACCAATACAAGCGTTGATTGGAGTTGGACCACCAAGAGCATCAACTGTTCTCACCTTTCTAAACTAGAGAAGTTTTCTTACAACTGTAGTTGTTCACCTACTGGCCACAAAGGTGATGGAG GTCGAGttggaaaatattcaaaagaaggaaaatgtattatttctgGACTGACACCATACACCAGTTACACCTGTGGAGCCCAACCCACCTACAACAACGTTAAGACACCTTCTGAAATTCCACTTCCTGACATTGAAACTAAGCCTGGAA TACCAGAAAAAACTCCTAAAGTGACGCTGACCGTTCTAGACcataatgtcattaaagtaaCCTGTCACCTTGTAAAATCTTTTTATGGACCCAAAAAGGAATACATTGCAAGACTTCATTATGATAGTGACCCTGAGAACGAGatacaagaaaagaaagaggaaaaatgtgactttgaatTCAGAGATCTAAGTTACTTAACAGCCTACAAAGTGAAG gTGACTACTTACAATGGAGAATTAGAGAGTGAGCCTGTCACAAAAGGTGTTTCCACTCAAT ACGACAGCAAAGCTCTGATCGGGTTTCTGGTCTTCCTCATCATTCTCACGTCTGTTGCTCTGCTTTTTGTCACCTACAAGATTTACATTCTCAAGCGCAGAAAGTCCCG TGACATGACTGAAACCTTGATGCTTATCTCAACAACAA ATGATGAGGAGAACCTGTTGACTGTTGAGCCGATCGCAGCAGAGGTCCTGCTGGAAACCTACAAGCGGAAGCTGGCTGATGAGGGAAGACTTTTCTTGGCTGAGTTTCAG AGCGTCCCCAGGATATTCTCAAGGTACACTGTGAAAGAGGCCAAAAAGCCCTACAATGCGCCCAAGAATCGCTATGTGGACATCCTGCCAT ATGATTATAACCGTGTCCATCTGACCACCGGAAATGGAGAGACAGGATGTGACTACATCAATGCCAGCTTCGTTGAT GGGTACAAGGAATCCAAAAAGTACATTGCAGCTCAAG ggCCGAAGGATGAGACTGTGAGTGACTTCTGGAGGATGATCTGGGAGCAGCAGTCCTCTATCATCGTCATGGTAACACGCTGTGAAGAAGGAAACAGG ATCAAGTGTGCGCAGTATTGGCCGTCTCCAGAGCGAGAGACGGAGATCTTTGAAGAGTTTATAGTGAGGCTGACCTCAGAGGACCAGTGTCCGGATTACACCATCCGCCGTCTCTCCCTAACTAAC aagagggagaagaactCAGAGAGGGAGGTGACCCACATCCAGTTCATTAGCTGGCCAGACCATGGCGTCCCAGAGGAAGCACATCTCCTCCTAAAACTGAGGCGGCGCGTCAATGCTTTCAAAAATTTCTTCAGCGGCCCCATCGTCGTTCACTGCAG CGCGGGAGTCGGCAGGACTGGCACCTACATCGGCATCGACGCCATGATGGAAGGTCTGGAGGCAGAAGGCAGAGTGGACGTCTACGGCTACGTAGTCAGACTCCGCAGACAGAGATGTCTCATGGTTCAAGTAGag GCACAGTACATCTTGATTCACCAGGCACTTCTGGAGCACAATCAGTTTGGAGAGACTGAGATCACCCTGTCTGAGCTCCACAGCACACTGAGCACGCTCAAACAGAAAAACGCAGACAACGAACCCACCTTACTGGAGGATGAGTTTGAG AGACTCCCCACTTATAAAAACTGGAGGACATTCAACACTGGGatcacagaagaaaacaagaagaagaatcgcTCTTCATCTGTCATCCCAT ATGACTACAACCGGGTGCTGCTGAAGCTTGATGAAGGACGCAGTCGTGATAGCGACCCTGACGACGATGACGACGATGACTCAAcggatgaagaggatgaggattCCACTAAGTACATCAATGCCTCCCACATAAAT GGTTACTGGGGCCCACGTGCCCTCATCGCAGCACAGTCTCCACTGCCAGACACCATGGCTGACTTCTGGACGATGGTTTACCAGAAGAGAGCGTCGACTGTTGTCATGCTCTCAGGCTGCAGTGAGGGAGATAAG GAGTCTGACTGTGTCTATTgggacaaagacaagaaaacatttggGGACTTTGAGGTAGAGGTGGTGAACACAGACACCTCCGCTGCTTTCATCAGCCGCAACATGGTGATCCATCATGTCAAG AGGAAAGACAGTCGGTCGGTGAAACACTTCCAGTTCCTTAAGTGGGAGAACGTAGAGCTGCCAGAGAAACCTCAAGATCTGACAGACATGATCAAGGACATCAAGCGCAGCTGTGGCAGCGGCAAGTTGGCGAGGAGCGTGCCCATTGTGGTCCACTGCAA TGACGGCTCGTCCCGTTCAGGGATTTTCTGTGCTCTGTGGAACGTGCTGGACAGTGCTGAGACAGAGAAGCTGGTGGACATCTTCCAGGTGGCCAAAACCCTACGCAAAGAGAGGCAGGGCATGTTCTCCAGCCTG
- the ptprc gene encoding receptor-type tyrosine-protein phosphatase C isoform X8 — translation MAGLCGLKTLLLWAGIIAWINCQSPQTNQSSPANTSGSPTTTSTKQKSDSQSNSSQNQNSPPITTSSTSQATTQAPLSAQSTTQAPPSAQCDYTVTPIKFGFQINITSSTNGTYTINIEEEGLTRGQTQYHQHQHSNQSSSLEIQHLKPCTEYKHSVTFIDNNGNETSCYHAGNKTKTIDMSQNDIKEVERCSPGYVCYHSDWNITSSLSASNNNPAESCMNDSKTLCIELNNNDFCSDLTVNFASGNCPSFSLTKSISIDFLNPSKITTTVQNKLPGDIKVDLAANCNVTDDYTCVESGNSNKYKTPSELEPFTDYRCVGHIKDNVTVINIPAFNVTIDCNVTITTEPKRVTNTSVDWSWTTKSINCSHLSKLEKFSYNCSCSPTGHKGDGGRVGKYSKEGKCIISGLTPYTSYTCGAQPTYNNVKTPSEIPLPDIETKPGIPEKTPKVTLTVLDHNVIKVTCHLVKSFYGPKKEYIARLHYDSDPENEIQEKKEEKCDFEFRDLSYLTAYKVKVTTYNGELESEPVTKGVSTQYDSKALIGFLVFLIILTSVALLFVTYKIYILKRRKSRDMTETLMLISTTNDEENLLTVEPIAAEVLLETYKRKLADEGRLFLAEFQSVPRIFSRYTVKEAKKPYNAPKNRYVDILPYDYNRVHLTTGNGETGCDYINASFVDGYKESKKYIAAQGPKDETVSDFWRMIWEQQSSIIVMVTRCEEGNRIKCAQYWPSPERETEIFEEFIVRLTSEDQCPDYTIRRLSLTNKREKNSEREVTHIQFISWPDHGVPEEAHLLLKLRRRVNAFKNFFSGPIVVHCSAGVGRTGTYIGIDAMMEGLEAEGRVDVYGYVVRLRRQRCLMVQVEAQYILIHQALLEHNQFGETEITLSELHSTLSTLKQKNADNEPTLLEDEFERLPTYKNWRTFNTGITEENKKKNRSSSVIPYDYNRVLLKLDEGRSRDSDPDDDDDDDSTDEEDEDSTKYINASHINGYWGPRALIAAQSPLPDTMADFWTMVYQKRASTVVMLSGCSEGDKESDCVYWDKDKKTFGDFEVEVVNTDTSAAFISRNMVIHHVKRKDSRSVKHFQFLKWENVELPEKPQDLTDMIKDIKRSCGSGKLARSVPIVVHCNDGSSRSGIFCALWNVLDSAETEKLVDIFQVAKTLRKERQGMFSSLAQYQFLYDTLEGIFPVQNGEVKAVQASAADSVQIVNETKAAEQPAEEKAEQTVSTTSNGQQGAEESAPLEAGGGQEDRTEEPKKVSTDMTPLEDTNNGPTVTVEG, via the exons GTCAGTCCCCACAAA CCAATCAGTCATCTCCTGCAAACACCTCAGGCTCACCCACAACCACTTCAACCAAGCAGAAATCAGACTCTCAGTCAAACTCTTCTCAAAACCAGAACTCACCTCCAATCACCACCTCATCTACCAGCCAAG CCACCACACAAGCCCCTCTATCTGCACAGT CCACCACACAAGCCCCTCCATCTGCACAGT GTGATTACACTGTAACACCCATCAAGTTTGGCTTCCAGATCAACATCACAAGCTCTACCAATGGTACCTACACCATAAACATTGAGGAAGAAGGCCTAACTCGGGGACAGACTCAGTACCATCAGCATCAGCACTCCAATCAAAGCTCATCACTTGAAATCCAGCACCTGAAGCCGTGTACTGAATataaacacagtgtgacatttATTGATAATAACGGCAACGAAACATCATGTTACCACGCtggaaataaaactaaaacaattgACATGA GTCAAAATGACATTAAAGAAGTTGAGAGATGCTCCCCTGGATATGTTTGTTACCACAGTGATTGGAACATCACGTCCTCATTATCAGCATCAAATAATAATCCAGCTGAGTCATGCATGAACGACAGTAAAACGTTGTGCATCGAACTTAACAACAATGACTTTTGCTCAGATCTGACAGTCAACTTCGCTTCAGGAAACTGTCCTTCCTTTAGCCTCACCAAAAGCATCAGTATTG ATTTCTTAAATCCaagtaaaataacaacaacagttcAAAATAAACTTCCTGGGGACATAAAAGTGGATTTAGCTGCAAACTGTAATGTCACAGATGATTACACATGTGTGG AATCTGGAAATTCCAACAAGTACAAGACCCCGTCGGAGCTGGAGCCCTTCACAGACTACAGATGTGTCGGCCACATTAAGGACAACGTCACCGTGATAAACATACCTGCTTTTAACGTGACGATTGACTGTA ATGTTACGATAACCACTGAGCCGAAACGTGTCACCAATACAAGCGTTGATTGGAGTTGGACCACCAAGAGCATCAACTGTTCTCACCTTTCTAAACTAGAGAAGTTTTCTTACAACTGTAGTTGTTCACCTACTGGCCACAAAGGTGATGGAG GTCGAGttggaaaatattcaaaagaaggaaaatgtattatttctgGACTGACACCATACACCAGTTACACCTGTGGAGCCCAACCCACCTACAACAACGTTAAGACACCTTCTGAAATTCCACTTCCTGACATTGAAACTAAGCCTGGAA TACCAGAAAAAACTCCTAAAGTGACGCTGACCGTTCTAGACcataatgtcattaaagtaaCCTGTCACCTTGTAAAATCTTTTTATGGACCCAAAAAGGAATACATTGCAAGACTTCATTATGATAGTGACCCTGAGAACGAGatacaagaaaagaaagaggaaaaatgtgactttgaatTCAGAGATCTAAGTTACTTAACAGCCTACAAAGTGAAG gTGACTACTTACAATGGAGAATTAGAGAGTGAGCCTGTCACAAAAGGTGTTTCCACTCAAT ACGACAGCAAAGCTCTGATCGGGTTTCTGGTCTTCCTCATCATTCTCACGTCTGTTGCTCTGCTTTTTGTCACCTACAAGATTTACATTCTCAAGCGCAGAAAGTCCCG TGACATGACTGAAACCTTGATGCTTATCTCAACAACAA ATGATGAGGAGAACCTGTTGACTGTTGAGCCGATCGCAGCAGAGGTCCTGCTGGAAACCTACAAGCGGAAGCTGGCTGATGAGGGAAGACTTTTCTTGGCTGAGTTTCAG AGCGTCCCCAGGATATTCTCAAGGTACACTGTGAAAGAGGCCAAAAAGCCCTACAATGCGCCCAAGAATCGCTATGTGGACATCCTGCCAT ATGATTATAACCGTGTCCATCTGACCACCGGAAATGGAGAGACAGGATGTGACTACATCAATGCCAGCTTCGTTGAT GGGTACAAGGAATCCAAAAAGTACATTGCAGCTCAAG ggCCGAAGGATGAGACTGTGAGTGACTTCTGGAGGATGATCTGGGAGCAGCAGTCCTCTATCATCGTCATGGTAACACGCTGTGAAGAAGGAAACAGG ATCAAGTGTGCGCAGTATTGGCCGTCTCCAGAGCGAGAGACGGAGATCTTTGAAGAGTTTATAGTGAGGCTGACCTCAGAGGACCAGTGTCCGGATTACACCATCCGCCGTCTCTCCCTAACTAAC aagagggagaagaactCAGAGAGGGAGGTGACCCACATCCAGTTCATTAGCTGGCCAGACCATGGCGTCCCAGAGGAAGCACATCTCCTCCTAAAACTGAGGCGGCGCGTCAATGCTTTCAAAAATTTCTTCAGCGGCCCCATCGTCGTTCACTGCAG CGCGGGAGTCGGCAGGACTGGCACCTACATCGGCATCGACGCCATGATGGAAGGTCTGGAGGCAGAAGGCAGAGTGGACGTCTACGGCTACGTAGTCAGACTCCGCAGACAGAGATGTCTCATGGTTCAAGTAGag GCACAGTACATCTTGATTCACCAGGCACTTCTGGAGCACAATCAGTTTGGAGAGACTGAGATCACCCTGTCTGAGCTCCACAGCACACTGAGCACGCTCAAACAGAAAAACGCAGACAACGAACCCACCTTACTGGAGGATGAGTTTGAG AGACTCCCCACTTATAAAAACTGGAGGACATTCAACACTGGGatcacagaagaaaacaagaagaagaatcgcTCTTCATCTGTCATCCCAT ATGACTACAACCGGGTGCTGCTGAAGCTTGATGAAGGACGCAGTCGTGATAGCGACCCTGACGACGATGACGACGATGACTCAAcggatgaagaggatgaggattCCACTAAGTACATCAATGCCTCCCACATAAAT GGTTACTGGGGCCCACGTGCCCTCATCGCAGCACAGTCTCCACTGCCAGACACCATGGCTGACTTCTGGACGATGGTTTACCAGAAGAGAGCGTCGACTGTTGTCATGCTCTCAGGCTGCAGTGAGGGAGATAAG GAGTCTGACTGTGTCTATTgggacaaagacaagaaaacatttggGGACTTTGAGGTAGAGGTGGTGAACACAGACACCTCCGCTGCTTTCATCAGCCGCAACATGGTGATCCATCATGTCAAG AGGAAAGACAGTCGGTCGGTGAAACACTTCCAGTTCCTTAAGTGGGAGAACGTAGAGCTGCCAGAGAAACCTCAAGATCTGACAGACATGATCAAGGACATCAAGCGCAGCTGTGGCAGCGGCAAGTTGGCGAGGAGCGTGCCCATTGTGGTCCACTGCAA TGACGGCTCGTCCCGTTCAGGGATTTTCTGTGCTCTGTGGAACGTGCTGGACAGTGCTGAGACAGAGAAGCTGGTGGACATCTTCCAGGTGGCCAAAACCCTACGCAAAGAGAGGCAGGGCATGTTCTCCAGCCTG
- the ptprc gene encoding receptor-type tyrosine-protein phosphatase C isoform X10, protein MAGLCGLKTLLLWAGIIAWINCQSPQTNQSSPANTSGSPTTTSTKQKSDSQSNSSQNQNSPPITTSSTSQATTQAPLSAQCDYTVTPIKFGFQINITSSTNGTYTINIEEEGLTRGQTQYHQHQHSNQSSSLEIQHLKPCTEYKHSVTFIDNNGNETSCYHAGNKTKTIDMSQNDIKEVERCSPGYVCYHSDWNITSSLSASNNNPAESCMNDSKTLCIELNNNDFCSDLTVNFASGNCPSFSLTKSISIDFLNPSKITTTVQNKLPGDIKVDLAANCNVTDDYTCVESGNSNKYKTPSELEPFTDYRCVGHIKDNVTVINIPAFNVTIDCNVTITTEPKRVTNTSVDWSWTTKSINCSHLSKLEKFSYNCSCSPTGHKGDGGRVGKYSKEGKCIISGLTPYTSYTCGAQPTYNNVKTPSEIPLPDIETKPGIPEKTPKVTLTVLDHNVIKVTCHLVKSFYGPKKEYIARLHYDSDPENEIQEKKEEKCDFEFRDLSYLTAYKVKVTTYNGELESEPVTKGVSTQYDSKALIGFLVFLIILTSVALLFVTYKIYILKRRKSRDMTETLMLISTTNDEENLLTVEPIAAEVLLETYKRKLADEGRLFLAEFQSVPRIFSRYTVKEAKKPYNAPKNRYVDILPYDYNRVHLTTGNGETGCDYINASFVDGYKESKKYIAAQGPKDETVSDFWRMIWEQQSSIIVMVTRCEEGNRIKCAQYWPSPERETEIFEEFIVRLTSEDQCPDYTIRRLSLTNKREKNSEREVTHIQFISWPDHGVPEEAHLLLKLRRRVNAFKNFFSGPIVVHCSAGVGRTGTYIGIDAMMEGLEAEGRVDVYGYVVRLRRQRCLMVQVEAQYILIHQALLEHNQFGETEITLSELHSTLSTLKQKNADNEPTLLEDEFERLPTYKNWRTFNTGITEENKKKNRSSSVIPYDYNRVLLKLDEGRSRDSDPDDDDDDDSTDEEDEDSTKYINASHINGYWGPRALIAAQSPLPDTMADFWTMVYQKRASTVVMLSGCSEGDKESDCVYWDKDKKTFGDFEVEVVNTDTSAAFISRNMVIHHVKRKDSRSVKHFQFLKWENVELPEKPQDLTDMIKDIKRSCGSGKLARSVPIVVHCNDGSSRSGIFCALWNVLDSAETEKLVDIFQVAKTLRKERQGMFSSLAQYQFLYDTLEGIFPVQNGEVKAVQASAADSVQIVNETKAAEQPAEEKAEQTVSTTSNGQQGAEESAPLEAGGGQEDRTEEPKKVSTDMTPLEDTNNGPTVTVEG, encoded by the exons GTCAGTCCCCACAAA CCAATCAGTCATCTCCTGCAAACACCTCAGGCTCACCCACAACCACTTCAACCAAGCAGAAATCAGACTCTCAGTCAAACTCTTCTCAAAACCAGAACTCACCTCCAATCACCACCTCATCTACCAGCCAAG CCACCACACAAGCCCCTCTATCTGCACAGT GTGATTACACTGTAACACCCATCAAGTTTGGCTTCCAGATCAACATCACAAGCTCTACCAATGGTACCTACACCATAAACATTGAGGAAGAAGGCCTAACTCGGGGACAGACTCAGTACCATCAGCATCAGCACTCCAATCAAAGCTCATCACTTGAAATCCAGCACCTGAAGCCGTGTACTGAATataaacacagtgtgacatttATTGATAATAACGGCAACGAAACATCATGTTACCACGCtggaaataaaactaaaacaattgACATGA GTCAAAATGACATTAAAGAAGTTGAGAGATGCTCCCCTGGATATGTTTGTTACCACAGTGATTGGAACATCACGTCCTCATTATCAGCATCAAATAATAATCCAGCTGAGTCATGCATGAACGACAGTAAAACGTTGTGCATCGAACTTAACAACAATGACTTTTGCTCAGATCTGACAGTCAACTTCGCTTCAGGAAACTGTCCTTCCTTTAGCCTCACCAAAAGCATCAGTATTG ATTTCTTAAATCCaagtaaaataacaacaacagttcAAAATAAACTTCCTGGGGACATAAAAGTGGATTTAGCTGCAAACTGTAATGTCACAGATGATTACACATGTGTGG AATCTGGAAATTCCAACAAGTACAAGACCCCGTCGGAGCTGGAGCCCTTCACAGACTACAGATGTGTCGGCCACATTAAGGACAACGTCACCGTGATAAACATACCTGCTTTTAACGTGACGATTGACTGTA ATGTTACGATAACCACTGAGCCGAAACGTGTCACCAATACAAGCGTTGATTGGAGTTGGACCACCAAGAGCATCAACTGTTCTCACCTTTCTAAACTAGAGAAGTTTTCTTACAACTGTAGTTGTTCACCTACTGGCCACAAAGGTGATGGAG GTCGAGttggaaaatattcaaaagaaggaaaatgtattatttctgGACTGACACCATACACCAGTTACACCTGTGGAGCCCAACCCACCTACAACAACGTTAAGACACCTTCTGAAATTCCACTTCCTGACATTGAAACTAAGCCTGGAA TACCAGAAAAAACTCCTAAAGTGACGCTGACCGTTCTAGACcataatgtcattaaagtaaCCTGTCACCTTGTAAAATCTTTTTATGGACCCAAAAAGGAATACATTGCAAGACTTCATTATGATAGTGACCCTGAGAACGAGatacaagaaaagaaagaggaaaaatgtgactttgaatTCAGAGATCTAAGTTACTTAACAGCCTACAAAGTGAAG gTGACTACTTACAATGGAGAATTAGAGAGTGAGCCTGTCACAAAAGGTGTTTCCACTCAAT ACGACAGCAAAGCTCTGATCGGGTTTCTGGTCTTCCTCATCATTCTCACGTCTGTTGCTCTGCTTTTTGTCACCTACAAGATTTACATTCTCAAGCGCAGAAAGTCCCG TGACATGACTGAAACCTTGATGCTTATCTCAACAACAA ATGATGAGGAGAACCTGTTGACTGTTGAGCCGATCGCAGCAGAGGTCCTGCTGGAAACCTACAAGCGGAAGCTGGCTGATGAGGGAAGACTTTTCTTGGCTGAGTTTCAG AGCGTCCCCAGGATATTCTCAAGGTACACTGTGAAAGAGGCCAAAAAGCCCTACAATGCGCCCAAGAATCGCTATGTGGACATCCTGCCAT ATGATTATAACCGTGTCCATCTGACCACCGGAAATGGAGAGACAGGATGTGACTACATCAATGCCAGCTTCGTTGAT GGGTACAAGGAATCCAAAAAGTACATTGCAGCTCAAG ggCCGAAGGATGAGACTGTGAGTGACTTCTGGAGGATGATCTGGGAGCAGCAGTCCTCTATCATCGTCATGGTAACACGCTGTGAAGAAGGAAACAGG ATCAAGTGTGCGCAGTATTGGCCGTCTCCAGAGCGAGAGACGGAGATCTTTGAAGAGTTTATAGTGAGGCTGACCTCAGAGGACCAGTGTCCGGATTACACCATCCGCCGTCTCTCCCTAACTAAC aagagggagaagaactCAGAGAGGGAGGTGACCCACATCCAGTTCATTAGCTGGCCAGACCATGGCGTCCCAGAGGAAGCACATCTCCTCCTAAAACTGAGGCGGCGCGTCAATGCTTTCAAAAATTTCTTCAGCGGCCCCATCGTCGTTCACTGCAG CGCGGGAGTCGGCAGGACTGGCACCTACATCGGCATCGACGCCATGATGGAAGGTCTGGAGGCAGAAGGCAGAGTGGACGTCTACGGCTACGTAGTCAGACTCCGCAGACAGAGATGTCTCATGGTTCAAGTAGag GCACAGTACATCTTGATTCACCAGGCACTTCTGGAGCACAATCAGTTTGGAGAGACTGAGATCACCCTGTCTGAGCTCCACAGCACACTGAGCACGCTCAAACAGAAAAACGCAGACAACGAACCCACCTTACTGGAGGATGAGTTTGAG AGACTCCCCACTTATAAAAACTGGAGGACATTCAACACTGGGatcacagaagaaaacaagaagaagaatcgcTCTTCATCTGTCATCCCAT ATGACTACAACCGGGTGCTGCTGAAGCTTGATGAAGGACGCAGTCGTGATAGCGACCCTGACGACGATGACGACGATGACTCAAcggatgaagaggatgaggattCCACTAAGTACATCAATGCCTCCCACATAAAT GGTTACTGGGGCCCACGTGCCCTCATCGCAGCACAGTCTCCACTGCCAGACACCATGGCTGACTTCTGGACGATGGTTTACCAGAAGAGAGCGTCGACTGTTGTCATGCTCTCAGGCTGCAGTGAGGGAGATAAG GAGTCTGACTGTGTCTATTgggacaaagacaagaaaacatttggGGACTTTGAGGTAGAGGTGGTGAACACAGACACCTCCGCTGCTTTCATCAGCCGCAACATGGTGATCCATCATGTCAAG AGGAAAGACAGTCGGTCGGTGAAACACTTCCAGTTCCTTAAGTGGGAGAACGTAGAGCTGCCAGAGAAACCTCAAGATCTGACAGACATGATCAAGGACATCAAGCGCAGCTGTGGCAGCGGCAAGTTGGCGAGGAGCGTGCCCATTGTGGTCCACTGCAA TGACGGCTCGTCCCGTTCAGGGATTTTCTGTGCTCTGTGGAACGTGCTGGACAGTGCTGAGACAGAGAAGCTGGTGGACATCTTCCAGGTGGCCAAAACCCTACGCAAAGAGAGGCAGGGCATGTTCTCCAGCCTG